Proteins from one Toxotes jaculatrix isolate fToxJac2 chromosome 13, fToxJac2.pri, whole genome shotgun sequence genomic window:
- the LOC121191763 gene encoding protein NLRC3-like yields KSALKKKFQCVFEGISKAGNPTLLNQIYTELYITEGGTGEVNDEHEVRQIETASRKPARPETSIRQEDIFKASPGRDGPIRTVMTKGVAGIGKTVLTQKLTLDWAEDKTNQDIHFTFPFTFRELNVLKEKKFSLVELVHQFFTETKEAGLCRFEEVQVLFIFDGLDECRLPLDFHNTEVLTDVTESTSVDVLLTNLIRGKLLPSARLWITTRPAAANQIPPECVDMVTEVRGFTDLQKEEYFRKRFREEEQVRRIISHIKTSRSLHIMCHIPVFCWITATVLEDVLETREGGGLPKTLTEMYIHFLVVQSKLKNVKYDGGAETDPHWSPETREMIESLGKLAFEQLQKGNLIFYESDLTECGIDIRAASVYSGVFTQVFKEERGLYQDKVFCFVHLSLQEFLAALHVHLTFIKSGVNLLSEEQSTSLWSNLFRYKPDPTQLYQRAVDKALQSPNGHLDLFLRFLLGLSLQTNQTLLRGLLTQTGSGSQTNQQTVQYIKKKIEETPSAEQSINLFHCLNELNDRSLVEQIQQSLSSGRLSTDKLSPAQWSALVFILLSSEKDLDVFDLKKYSASEEALLKLLPVVKASNKAL; encoded by the coding sequence aaatctgctctgaagaagaagttccagtgtgtgtttgaggggatctctaaagcaggaaacccaacccttctgaatcagatctacacagagctctacatcacagagggagggactggagaggtcaatgatgaacatgaggtcagacagattgaaacagcatccaggaaaccagccagaccagaaacaagcatcagacaagaagacatctttaaagcctcacctggaagagatggaccaatcagaacagtgatgacaaagggagtggctggcattgggaaaacagtcttaacacagaagttgactctggactgggctgaagacaaaaccaaccaggacatacacttcacatttccattcacgttcagagagctgaatgtgctgaaagagaaaaagttcagcttggtggaacttgttcatcagttctttactgaaaccaaagaagcaggactctgcaggtttgaagaggtccaggttctgttcatctttgacggtctggatgagtgtcgacttcctctggacttccacaacactgaggtcctgactgatgttacagagtccacctcagtggatgtgctgctgacaaacctcatcagggggaaactgcttccctctgctcgcctctggataaccacacgacctgcagcagccaatcagatccctcctgagtgtgttgacatggtgacagaggtcagagggttcactgacctacagaaggaggagtacttcaggaagaggttcagagaggaggaacaggtcagaaggatcatctcccacatcaagacttcacgaagcctccacatcatgtgccacatcccggtcttctgctggatcactgctacagttctggaggatgtgttggaaaccagagagggaggagggctgcccaagaccctgactgagatgtacatccacttcctggtggttcagtccaaactgaagaacgttaagtatgatggaggagctgagacagatccacactggagtccagagaccagggagatgattgagtctctgggaaaactggcttttgagcagctgcagaaaggaaacctgatcttctatgaatcagacctgacagagtgtggcatcgatatcagagcagcctcagtgtactcaggagtgttcacacaggtctttaaagaggagagaggactgtaccaggacaaggtgttctgcttcgtccatctgagtcttcaggagtttctggctgctcttcatgtccatctgaccttcatcaagtctggagtcaatctgctgtcagaagaacaatcaacctccctgTGGTCTAACCTGTTCAgatacaaacctgatccaactcagctctaccagagggctgtggacaaggccttacagagtccaaatggacacctggacttgttcctccgcttcctcctgggtctttcactgcagaccaatcagactctcctacgaggtctgctgacacagacaggaagtggctcacagaccaatcagcaaacagtccagtacatcaagaagaagattgaagagactccctctgcagagcaaagcatcaacctgttccactgtctgaatgaactgaatgatcgttctctagtggagcagatccaacagtccctgagttcaggacgtctctccacagataaactgtctcctgctcaatggtcagctctggtcttcatcttattgtcatcagaaaaagatctggacgtgtttgacctgaagaaatactctgcttcagaggaggctcttctgaagctgctgccagttgtcaaagcctctaacaaagctctgtaa